The Camelina sativa cultivar DH55 chromosome 14, Cs, whole genome shotgun sequence genome includes a window with the following:
- the LOC104742651 gene encoding photosystem II 5 kDa protein, chloroplastic-like, which translates to MASMTMTSPFLPTVSKLPANISGNSRRSLTIVKACTSENTTSLENKKQEQSMKMRRDLVFTAAAAAVCSLAKVAMADDEPKRGTEAAKKKYAPVCVTMPTARICRN; encoded by the coding sequence ATGGCGTCAATGACCATGACATCTCCATTTCTCCCTACCGTCTCTAAGCTTCCGGCAAACATCTCTGGCAACAGCAGAAGAAGCCTCACCATAGTCAAAGCCTGCACCAGCGAGAACACAACAAGCTTGGAGaacaagaagcaagaacagaGCATGAAGATGAGAAGGGATCTGGTGTTCACAGCTGCAGCTGCGGCTGTGTGTTCCTTAGCCAAGGTGGCAATGGCGGACGATGAGCCAAAGAGAGGAACAGAGGCTGCAAAGAAGAAGTATGCTCCTGTCTGTGTCACAATGCCTACGGCCAGGATATGCCGTAACTGA
- the LOC104742655 gene encoding intermediate filament protein ifa-4-like, which translates to MQRRNEAMTMRKSKWQYSPTPRILQLPRRHSVRRSAAKGLKTTPSSSLSSSQKDRGVKLEVLFHQERTFDRGASVVMVNDKGGEEKEEEGRRRGKVADGREIGGTRLSSSSSTAVDEKVEEAKWRFQAEMLRSECNLLRIEKEIALKKMERRKKRMEKTLRSAVLTLLSGKQRISEGTKESKALEDEISYLVEKLNELKSPKVKDVEARNCRHNFDKKASVLRKELERFDESVSEEVCVKGIQKMAEASFSVHSDQISLRNNNGNIDTLSSKMEALSKGVLLERMEKEYGSSLFAPSSVSKCIDRQDASLQDMYSKAIKAHEEKKDCSRHCKAVMRKIADEVRAEAEQWSQMQEMLNQVRKEMEELQSCRYFWQNRALESDSQLQNLHSTVEGWRRKALSSEAKLKNLQAEVCGLQEEIKRLRKEDKLEPEKNKLPSESEKRVLICRLKENRHNNNNGDWSKHSEGRTTKPPSSSRPPLREVKNNSSVTSRHRNSNVMKM; encoded by the exons ATGCAGAGAAGAAACGAAGCGATGACGATGAGGAAATCGAAGTGGCAGTATTCTCCGACGCCGAGGATTCTTCAGTTGCCACGTAGGCATAGTGTTCGACGAAGTGCCGCAAAGGGCTTGAAGACgacaccttcttcttctttgtcttcgtCTCAGAAGGATCGGGGAGTGAAACTAGAGGTTCTGTTTCACCAAGAGAGGACTTTTGATCGAGGGGCATCTGTTGTGATGGTGAATGATAAAGGTGGtgaggagaaggaggaagaaggaaggagaagagggaAAGTTGCAGACGGGAGAGAGATTGGTGGGACTaggttgtcttcttcttcttctactgcgGTTGATGAAAAAGTTGAGGAAGCTAAGTGGAGGTTTCAAGCGGAGATGTTGAGATCAGAGTGTAATTTGTTaagaatagagaaagagattgctttgaagaagatggagaggaggaagaaacggATGGAGAAGACGCTTAGATCGGCTGTTCTTACTCTTCTCTCC GGGAAACAGAGGATCTCAGAAGGGACAAAAGAGAGCAAGGCTTTGGAAGATGAGATTAGTTATTTGGTTGAGAAACTGAATGAGTTAAAGTCTCCAAAAGTTAAGGACGTGGAAGCTAGAAACTGCAGACATAATTTTGACAAGAAAGCTTCTGTTTTAAGGAAAGAGCTAGAGAGGTTCGATGAATCAGTTTCTGAAGAGGTTTGTGTCAAAGGGATTCAAAAAATGGCTGAAGCTAGTTTCTCGGTCCATTCTGATCAAATCTCTCTCAGGAACAATAATGGAAAT aTAGATACATTGAGTAGTAAAATGGAGGCATTGTCGAAAGGGGTATTGTTGGAAAGAATGGAGAAAGAATATGGATCGAGTCTCTTTGCACCAAGCTCTGTCTCCAAATGTATTGATCGTCAAGATGCATCTTTACAAGACATGTATAGTAAG GCAATTAAAGCGCACGAGGAAAAGAAAGACTGCTCTAGACATTGCAAAGCAGTTATGAGGAAGATCGCAGATGAAGTAAGAGCTGAAGCAGAGCAATGGTCACAAATGCAAGAGATGTTGAATCAAGTGAGGAAAGAAATGGAGGAACTTCAATCTTGTCGTTATTTTTGGCAAAACCGCGCTCTCGAATCAGATTCCCAGTTACAAAATCTACATTCCACG GTTGAAGGGTGGCGAAGAAAGGCGTTATCATCAGAGGCAAAGTTGAAAAACCTACAAGCAGAGGTTTGTGGTTtacaagaagagatcaagagacTGAGGAAGGAAGATAAGTTAGAACCGGAGAAGAACAAATTGCCATCAGAGTCAGAGAAGAGGGTATTGATTTGTCGGTTGAAAGAAAACcgacataacaacaacaatggagaTTGGTCTAAGCACAGCGAAGGAAGAACAACGAAACCGCCATCAAGCTCGAGACCGCCTTTGAGGGAAGTTAAGAACAACAGTTCAGTCACATCAAGGCATAGAAACTCCAATGTCATGAAAATGTAG